In one Platichthys flesus chromosome 3, fPlaFle2.1, whole genome shotgun sequence genomic region, the following are encoded:
- the asb6 gene encoding ankyrin repeat and SOCS box protein 6 has protein sequence MPFLHGFRRIIYEYQPLVDAVMRVVGLEEGGDGDGGGGEEDRVRSPADESGRCSSLVELLERESQSEVFVEGISYALYRVAERGLGYAAEILLRYGAYLNFEDPVSYYNPLHVAVLRNRPNMVKLLVGHGADIEKRDRIHESSPMDLASEESERLPCLLTLLDLGADVNASDKNGKTPLLHAMASSDGLTVNNTESIQLLLERGADAKAVTAHGEAVESLLVFLIKEALDASAEDAAEIGKFCLKTTQLLLTHGVDPSCCMNEDGDPSLTQTSLEHFDHFFPLAVLLMQSGAALKCTYHSDSCWSGESLLFGRLQEALQQCSDQSHASELVEQAEVLLDLARVNVPMLPLSSEPPAPGQDPHPYAQALVDLQRRVAEHDTSPPALRCLCRAFIRTHLQPWPVEDRVNALPLPDRMKDFLLPERTYKPKPGWDCFKPQSS, from the exons ATGCCTTTCCTGCACGGCTTCAGAAGGATCATCTACGAGTACCAGCCGCTGGTAGATGCTGTGATGCGTGTTGTTGGACTGGAGGAAGGaggtgatggagatggaggtggtggggaggaggacag AGTCAGAAGTCCTGCGGACGAGTCCGGTCGATGTAGTTCTCTGGTGGAGCTTCTGGAGAGAGAGTCCCAGTCAGAAGTGTTTGTGGAAGGCATCAGCTACGCTCTGTATAGAGTGGCAGAGAGGGGACTGGGTTATGCAGCTGAAATCCTGCTGCGCTACGGAGCTTATCTAAACTTTGAAG ACCCAGTGTCGTACTACAATCCTCTACATGTAGCAGTTTTACGGAACAGGCCAAATATGGTGAAGCTGCTGGTTGGGCATGGAGCAGACATTGAGAAGAGGGACAGG ATCCATGAGAGCAGTCCAATGGATCTGGCCAGTGAGGAGTCGGAGAGACTCCCATGTCTGCTCACTCTGCTCGACTTGGGTGCCGATGTGAATGCAAGCGATAAAAATG GAAAAACCCCTCTGCTCCATGCCATGGCGAGCAGCGATGGACTCACAGTGAACAACACAGAGAGCATCCAGCTTCTTCTTGAGAGAG GTGCTGACGCGAAGGCTGTCACTGCACACGGGGAAGCAGTTGAATCCTTGTTGGTGTTTCTGATTAAAGAGGCTCTGGACGCCAGCGCGGAGGACGCTGCAGAGATCGGTAAATTCTGcctgaaaaccacacagcttttGCTGACTCATGGTGTGGACCCCAGCTGCTGCATGAATGAGGATGGTGATCCCTCCCTGACACAGACAAGCCTGGAGCACTTTGACCATTTCTTCCCCCTGGCTGTGCTCTTGATGCAAAGCGGAGCTGCTTTGAAGTGCACCTATCATAGCGACTCCTGTTGGTCAGGCGAGAGCCTCCTCTTCGGGCGGCTCCAGGAAGCCCTGCAGCAGTGCTCTGATCAAAGTCACGCGTCCGAGCTCGTGGAGCAGGCCGAGGTGTTGCTTGACTTAGCGAGGGTAAATGTCCCCATGCTGCCTTTGAGCTCGGAGCCTCCTGCACCTGGTCAGGACCCTCACCCTTATGCTCAGGCTCTGGTGGACCTGCAGAGGAGGGTGGCAGAGCATGACACCAGCCCCCCTGCTTTGCGCTGCCTCTGCAGGGCATTCATACGGACCCACCTGCAGCCCTGGCCAGTGGAAGACAGAGTCAATGCCTTGCCATTACCGGACAGAATGAAAGACTTTCTTCTGCCTGAGCGCACATATAAACCAAAACCTGGCTGGGACTGCTTCAAACCCCAGTCTTCGTAG